The following is a genomic window from Chania multitudinisentens RB-25.
GCGATTACGCCGCTGATATCTGCCGCATTACGGTTCTGGCTCATTTTCCATTTGCCCTCCCGCCGCGTGACAACAATTTCAATCCCGACAATCGCCTTCATCTGGCTGGCAATATAGTTTGCCGGAGCCTCGTCAATACGCCAGGGTTGAGGCTGATTCCCTTCATTCAGGGCAGTCAACGCGGCTAACTGATGCTGTAGCCAGAGCGGATCCTCCGTCACCATTGGCTTTCCCCACATCTGCACCATGGTATAATTCCAGGTTGGCACCACTTTGCCGCTCTGAAGCTTGGTGGCATACCAGTTTGGTGAGATATAGCCTTCCACCCCCTGAAATACCACCAGGCACTCTGGCATCCTTTGCAGCGCTCGCCAATGAGGGTTAGCTCGCGCCATATGCGCCCTCAGTGTTACCTCTCCCTGTTCATCAGCATGAACAAGAAAAGGAACCGGGTCGGCCAACATGCCTTGAGCACCGTGGCTGATTAACAACCCTAACG
Proteins encoded in this region:
- a CDS encoding FMN-binding negative transcriptional regulator encodes the protein MYQPSSFREDDFATQLALVQANPLGLLISHGAQGMLADPVPFLVHADEQGEVTLRAHMARANPHWRALQRMPECLVVFQGVEGYISPNWYATKLQSGKVVPTWNYTMVQMWGKPMVTEDPLWLQHQLAALTALNEGNQPQPWRIDEAPANYIASQMKAIVGIEIVVTRREGKWKMSQNRNAADISGVIAGLRAGDGAQQQLADEVERRRG